GAAGACTTTCGGGAAATCGCGGTAAGCGGCGAGGAGGTGGTAAACGGTATTGGCGGAAGTGGTGGAATATTGCAGGTAGTCGCTCGCGTCGTGCCAGCCGCCGATGGCGTTGATGCGGGTGCTGTCGGGCATGGGGCCGTAAAGCGTGTATCCGTCGGCAGTATGACAGGAATCTTTGAGGAAGGGGTTGAAACCGCAGCGTTGCTGGCGGAGATATCGCAGGCAGAAGTCAGCCGCGCCTTTGTATACATCGGGGGCGATGCGGAAAGCGGGGGACCTGGCGGAGGGGGTTTCGATGTAATAGGTGCCGGGTGTGCGGACGGCGGAGAAATTGAGGCGGTACGTTTGCCCGAAGGGGCCATACGCGCCATATGCCCTGGCGGGAAAGCCGGTAAATACGGTTTTCCCGCTGGCGGAATCGATCAGTTTGAATTCCCTTACAACAACATCAGCCGGCCCGCCCCAAACCGCGACCTTCACCCCGGAAGGCAAATATCCCATTTGATTGATGCGCACAACGGGCGGCGCGGAGCGCAACAAAAAAGCGGATGGCGCCGGTGTGTTTCCGCTGCGCGATCCGCTTGCTATCAATAATTGTGGAATAATTAAAAGAGAAAGGATGATCTGCTTCATGATTCCGGCGTTTGTCTCAATATTAGACAATCCTGCCGGTAAAAGCCGTTACGCCGCCGCGTGCACCATGCGGCTGGAAGCAAGGTATCCGCGGTCGGGACTGTAAATAAACAGGCATGTACCGTTGCGGATGCTGCCGATGATCTTTTTATGCATGTTCACCGGTACGGCGGGGCATCCCAGGCTTCTGCCGATATAACCCTGCGCTTTTCCCAGCCTGTCGTTCACATAATCGGCGGCGTGCATCACGATCCCGCGTTCCATCGCTTTGTCATTGATACCCAGTTCCGTTCCCTGCAAACGCAGCGAGTAACCATGCTGGCCCTGGTACGTTTCGCCGGTCACATAGAAACCCAGGCTGCTCTTGAAGCTTTCCGGGCGGTTGGAAAATGAAGTCGCCATGTCTTTACCGGAATTCCGGCCGTGCGACACGAGCGTATTATACAACACTTTTCCCTGCTCCAGGTCGATCACGAACAAGCGCTTGCTGGTCGATGGTAAACTGAAATCGATAATGGAAATGATGTTTTCTCTTTTGATTTTGCCTTCCGAAACAAGTTTGTCATACCCCGACATGGCGCGCTCAAAAGCAGCTTTCGAAAGCCCCGCGTCAGCCAGGCCCAGGGAATCATAGCGCATCGCCGCCGTCATCGTTTCCGATGGAACGATTGCGTTGGCCACCACCCCCGTGTGCTTTTTTCCGATGGAAGAGACTTTCAGACTCAGTAAGGAAGTAAGGACTAAAAATGGAAGTACGTAAACTTTTTTGCTAAAACTTTTTTTCATCCGCCTCATGTTAATGTCGTTCACTAATGGTTTGTCAAAAAATGGTTTCTCAAGTCGATTAGAGACAAAGATACGAAATATTCGTCATCCGTATTGTTGTTAATATCATTGAATTGTCGGGAGGTCGTCAAAAAAAGAGCATTGATTATCAACCCTTTGTGAATATCAACAATTTGCACTGAAGGCTTTTCGCCCAATTACCCAGGCGTTTCGCTTGGGTACGTCAAATCACCGCCCCCGGTTGTCAATTCCGTCAATTCGGCGCCTAAAAATATGTAAGTAGTTACGAAAAATAAGTAGTTTACCGGGTACGCGGGATTTTTATATCCCTTTACTTTGCCTTTGTAAGAAACAATGTGAATCCCATGCTTACTTTTCAAACCCCAGTCCCCGACATCCGGGACATCGCGCAAATGCTTGAAGTACTCTTAAAGAAACAAGCCTACAAGGAGCGCTTCGCCATCAAACGCGGGCAAACCATCATTTCTGTTCCCGTGCAGGACATTGCCTACTTTTTTTCCCGCGACAAGATCAGTTACATTAAAACGCACGACGGCAAGGAATATTACCTGTCCATGTCGCTCGGCGAAATCGAGAAATGCATCTCCCCGGACGCTTTCTTCCGCGCTACACGCCAACTGATCGTGAGTTACGCGGCCATTACGCGGATCAACGTTTGGTGGAACGGCAAGCTGAAGCTGGATCTCCGGCCGGAACACCCCGCTGCCGAGATCATCATCAGCCGCGAAAAAGTAGCGCAATTCAAAGCCTGGCTGGGCGAGTAATTGCCTACGTTAAGCTGCATACTGTTAATATCGTATCGATCAGGGGATTTTCAGCCTATTACCATCGTCCGTCAATCCTTCGTTCATCCTTCGTTCATCCTTCGATAAAACGGGGGTTGAACGAAGGATGAACGAAGGATGAACGAACAACCAGCTGATTGTGAAATAGTTACGAAAAGCTCATTTTCGACGTAAAAAGGGCTATCCTGGTATTAAATTAACTTCCCGCAGCGCAGTATCGCTTCAAACGGGCCACGGCGTGGGCAACACCCACTTTAGCTGCACAGGCCTTTAAAAACCGGCCTTGTAGTCCTCATCATTATTGAGCGGACAACGCTTCCAGCGCTTTTTGCAGCACCACATCCCGCCCCTCCAGCACGTCGTGCACCGTGGGCAGGATGGTTACATCGGCAGGCACGCCACCGCCACCCGGTCCGCCGGGGTGCATGTGATAACCGAGCAAAGGCACGGCCAGCGTAAGTTTGGTGTTTGGCAACGTTACGATAGCGAAACCACCGCTGGTATTACCATGCCGGCCACCACCGCTTTCTTCACCTACGGTTTTTATGCCGAGATTCCGGGCGGCGGCGGCGAATTCCCCGCTCACCGAAAAGCTGCGCCCGTTCTGCAGGATGCACACCTTCCCCCGGAAACCGTTTTCCGCGGCGGGTTGCTTTAACCCCAATCCCTCGCTGTAGGTAAAGAGATATTCATCCCCGACCTTTTTAATGAACTGCTTCAGGTACTCCAGTTCCGGCGGGAATGTGGCGTGCTCCGCGAAGGAATACGGCCCGATGCCCGCCACCGTCAGCTTTTGATAATAATGAAACGGGCGGTGCGCGATGTACGACAGCAACTGCACGCCCAGGCGATCGGTGCCGCCTTCGTTATCGCGGAGGTCGATGATGAGCTGTTTGGCGCCTTTATTTCTGATTTCCGCGAACGCGGCCGGCGGGAAGCCCGGCATTTCGTGGAAACCGCTGATCCGGAGGACCGCCGTTTCCGCATCATGCCAGCGCAGCCTGAAAGCAGGCGTATCCGGCGCCGGGGGCTTGGGCAGCAGTTCATGCGTTGCGGCGGCGAGGGTGGTGGTCACGCGTTTGCCCATCACTTCCTTATACTGCACTTCAAATTCATTCCGCGGCCCGAAAAACGTTGCGAAATACCCGGGAAAGAACTGATCCAGCTCCCGGTACTTCGCACTTTGGCTGCCGCCGTCGGCCAGGATGATTCCCGATAATTTCTTCACGATGGATGCCATGGGCTGGCCGTTGATTTTCAGAATTTCCGCGCCCGCTTCGATATTCCCGCGCAACACAAAAGCCCTGCCTTCCCGGAAGTACAACTGCAAAGGGAAAAGCCCGGCTTGGTGGAAAGCATACCAATTATCCGGTTTGTGCTGCCGGAAGAGTTTGGTGTGTCCGTCTTTTACCCGGGCCAGTATCGGGTAGAGATACCGGAAAAACGCCTGCTCGGTCATGCCTTTGCGGATGCCGGATTCCCCTTTTTCGAGCAGGATGTCCATTTCAGGCTGCGGCGTGTAACGGTACAGACCGGCATGTGCTTCGCGGAGGGCGTTGCGGAATACCTGGTAGTCTTCTTTCAGTTCGTCTGCCAGGTACACGGGGGCGGGACTGGTTTTCCGGCCGCTGTCGGGGAGGGAGGGGATGGCCTTTGCCACAGTGGCCGCCAGGAGGCAGGCGGCGAGGATCCAATTTCTGGTCATTTTCATTTTTTCTTCAAAACTAGCTACCATAGCGTGTTCCGTCGACCGCGCCCATCGGCTCGTACTTCATTTTTCCGGCTTTTTGCCATTCGGAAGGCGTAATTCCCGTCATTTTCCGGAAAGCGGCGTTGAAAGTGGCTTTGCTTTGAAACCCGCATTCCATGGCAACGCCCAGGATGCTGAGGTGTTGCATGCGCGGGTCGGCCAGCATGTTTTTGACGGCTTCCACGCGGTAGCCGTTCACAAATTCGAAAAAATTGCCGCCGGAATGTTCGTTGATGATCTGGGAAAGATGATGGCGCTGCACCCCGAGCAGATCCGCCAGGGCGGCGTGCGACAAATCAGGATCTAGGAAGGGCCGCTGTTCTTCCATGAGCCGGCAAAGGCGTTCGTAACCGGATTCCGGAGTGGCGAGGCCGGATTTGCGGTATTTCCGGGTTGCGGTTTTCTCTTCTTCCGTGAAAAGTTCCGGCACGGTCTGGCATTTCCAGATCAGCCAATATACCAGCACCACGATGGCGGCGTAGTTGTAATGATAAAAATGCGTAATGCCGGGGATGTTCCATTTACGGCCGAAGAACCCCAGCGCTGAAATCCCTAAAATCAACAGCAGGCACCCCAGGAACGCGCGCAGCCACTTCCACCGCAAACCCTGCACGGCAGGCGGCTGCTCCGGCAACGACTTCCCCCATTTGCGTAACCGCCACCAGGCCGCCAGCAGGTACGCGGTAATCAGCAGGAGATTGGCCTGGTTCACCCAACCGAAATCCAACCGCGATAAACCTTCAAAGTCCATGAGCAGCTGCCGTTTCATTTCCGCCGACCGGAAAAACCACGGCGACAGCACCGCGAAAGCCGCCGCGAAAGGGATCGCATGCAGGAGATCGGAACGTTGGAACCGGGGGCCACCGCCGGTCATTTTCAGGGTGAACAGATATACCAACGGGCCCACCAGGCTAAGGTTCAGCCAGGAAACACGGTTCAGGTGCGGAAAGGCGAGGAAGAATTCGCGGTGATCGAAAGCGTTGAGGAGCGCCTGGAAAGACACCAGCACCATCAGCGCCAGGAGCAACAGGAAAGGCGCGGAGCGCCGGCGGCGCACCAATAGCGCGGCGGCCACGGCCGTATTGATGAGGCCGGCCACCACGAAATATTGGAAGATCAAGCCGGTTTGGAGGGTCTGCATGTGCGGGGTTTCGGAGTGAAATGATCAAATGAATTCGTCCTAAAGACGAGCAGGGGCGCGGGAAGTTGCATGCTCCGCACGGAAATTTTGCGGTGAGCGCGGCGCAGGACTTTTAATTTCGCGGAATTCGTTTCATCTTTGCATCACGAAATAAATAAACAACATCATGCCACTCAATTTCCAACATAGCATTTCTCAGGCGTCAGCGCGTTACGCGGCGGCAGGGAGACCTATTGCGGAGCAGGTCATGCATGGATAAACGATAAAACGAATCCAATATAACTGAAGCCCCGCAAGCAATTGCGGGGCTTTTTTAATTGCGGCAAACAATGCTATACTTAAAAATTGGACATACACAATGGACATTTGGGGATGACTCTTCATCCGCACGACACACGTAGCGGAGCAACCGGGAAACGACGGTTGCTTCGCCCTCCGGCCCGGTCGTGCAGATTGCGCGGCCGGGCTTTTTTTATGGTGCCTGTAGTTCAGTGGCAGAACGCCCGGTTGTGGACCGGAAGACGAGGGTTCGATCCCCCTGGCACCCGACAGTTACAGTTGACCCTATACTTGTGAATGGCTCATCCCTGTTAACCCTATTTTACCCGCCAGTAGTTTAATGGTAAAACGTCCGGTTTTGGACCGGAAGTCGAGGGTTCGAATCCCCCTGGCGAGCTACCGTAACACGGCCTTTCATTTCAGTTAACCCCAGGCGCCTGTTCTATAGTGGCAGTATCCCGGACATGGTCCGGACGCGGAGGTTCGATTCCTCCCGGCGCCACAATGAGACGATATGAAACGACATGAGACTACAAGTAATCCTATATCTGATTTCCCTGGCGGTTCCCGTTGCTTCGCTGCATGCGGGGCCGCCTTTTCATCTGGTACAAATAAACCGGCCCGGCAATAAGTACCGGGCCGTTTGCTTTCCTTACACTTAAACGTTATTCCACGTTAACAGTTATGGACTGATTGTCGTTCGGCAGCGGCAGCGTCTGCACCTTGCACTTCACCACCGGGTTGGCAACGCCCTGCGGATCGAACCGCGACACCGGCTGCACCGCCACCCATTCTCCGGCCGTCAGCCTGCGCTCCGCGCCGTTTACTTTCGCCGCATCTTTCCCAAATCCATGCAACACTAACTGAACATACCGGAAATGCGACGGCATTCCGCTGACAGGTTGCTCCAGCACCAGGTTGCCCTCCGCCGGTTTGTATTCCACAACACGGCGGTAGCTCGCGCCTTTTTCATAAGCAAATGTTTCGCCGTCATCTTCATAATATTCGAACCGGTTTTCCCGGGAACCTTTATATACGTGGAGGAACAGCGTATCGGAAGGCTTCTCGGCCGTGGTCTGCACCAGCGACTGCATCGGGATGATGCTGCTTTCGCGGACAAATACCGGTAAAGTATGCATCCCCAGCGTCAGCATTTTTTCCGTGCCGCCTTGTTCGGTGGCGTCGTCGTACAGGCTGTACCAGGTTCCGGGCGGGAGATACACCGGTGCGTAGGGTTGCTTGCTGTCGAAGGGCGTTACCATGATGCCGTCTCCCAGCAGGAACTGGTTCTGGAAGCGGGGATCGTAGACGAGGGGGTCGTGCGTCCAGTTAATGGCGAGGGTCCGCATCAGGGGCATGCCCGTTTTCGCGGCTTCGTAGAAATTGGAGTAGAAATACGGCAACAGGCGATACCGCAGG
Above is a genomic segment from Chitinophaga pollutisoli containing:
- a CDS encoding murein L,D-transpeptidase catalytic domain family protein, with the translated sequence MVANAIVPSETMTAAMRYDSLGLADAGLSKAAFERAMSGYDKLVSEGKIKRENIISIIDFSLPSTSKRLFVIDLEQGKVLYNTLVSHGRNSGKDMATSFSNRPESFKSSLGFYVTGETYQGQHGYSLRLQGTELGINDKAMERGIVMHAADYVNDRLGKAQGYIGRSLGCPAVPVNMHKKIIGSIRNGTCLFIYSPDRGYLASSRMVHAAA
- a CDS encoding LytTR family DNA-binding domain-containing protein, translated to MLTFQTPVPDIRDIAQMLEVLLKKQAYKERFAIKRGQTIISVPVQDIAYFFSRDKISYIKTHDGKEYYLSMSLGEIEKCISPDAFFRATRQLIVSYAAITRINVWWNGKLKLDLRPEHPAAEIIISREKVAQFKAWLGE
- a CDS encoding S41 family peptidase, encoding MTRNWILAACLLAATVAKAIPSLPDSGRKTSPAPVYLADELKEDYQVFRNALREAHAGLYRYTPQPEMDILLEKGESGIRKGMTEQAFFRYLYPILARVKDGHTKLFRQHKPDNWYAFHQAGLFPLQLYFREGRAFVLRGNIEAGAEILKINGQPMASIVKKLSGIILADGGSQSAKYRELDQFFPGYFATFFGPRNEFEVQYKEVMGKRVTTTLAAATHELLPKPPAPDTPAFRLRWHDAETAVLRISGFHEMPGFPPAAFAEIRNKGAKQLIIDLRDNEGGTDRLGVQLLSYIAHRPFHYYQKLTVAGIGPYSFAEHATFPPELEYLKQFIKKVGDEYLFTYSEGLGLKQPAAENGFRGKVCILQNGRSFSVSGEFAAAARNLGIKTVGEESGGGRHGNTSGGFAIVTLPNTKLTLAVPLLGYHMHPGGPGGGGVPADVTILPTVHDVLEGRDVVLQKALEALSAQ
- a CDS encoding helix-turn-helix domain-containing protein, producing MQTLQTGLIFQYFVVAGLINTAVAAALLVRRRRSAPFLLLLALMVLVSFQALLNAFDHREFFLAFPHLNRVSWLNLSLVGPLVYLFTLKMTGGGPRFQRSDLLHAIPFAAAFAVLSPWFFRSAEMKRQLLMDFEGLSRLDFGWVNQANLLLITAYLLAAWWRLRKWGKSLPEQPPAVQGLRWKWLRAFLGCLLLILGISALGFFGRKWNIPGITHFYHYNYAAIVVLVYWLIWKCQTVPELFTEEEKTATRKYRKSGLATPESGYERLCRLMEEQRPFLDPDLSHAALADLLGVQRHHLSQIINEHSGGNFFEFVNGYRVEAVKNMLADPRMQHLSILGVAMECGFQSKATFNAAFRKMTGITPSEWQKAGKMKYEPMGAVDGTRYGS